In a single window of the Euleptes europaea isolate rEulEur1 chromosome 4, rEulEur1.hap1, whole genome shotgun sequence genome:
- the LOC130476288 gene encoding avidin-related protein 4/5-like — translation MAPLPLLPSPAWALLAALLLASAAADAPSVADQAKSQQPPPPPCHLAGMWVNELGSRMVLSAANEAGVFSGSYLTAVSDANGAITESPLQGAQHHPARAAQPTFAFTVHWRFSDSTTAFVGQCFVDEQGEETLETLWLLRKKVASRAEDWKATLVGKNVFMRVK, via the exons ATGGCACCTCTGCCCCTCCTCCCGTCGCCAGCCTGGGCCCTGCTGGCCGCCCTGCTGCTCGCCTCGGCCGCGGCCGACGCCCCGTCGGTGGCCGACCAGGCCAAGAGCCAG cagcccccgccgccgccgtgcCACCTGGCCGGGATGTGGGTGAACGAGCTGGGCTCCCGCATGGTCCTCTCGGCCGCCAACGAGGCGGGCGTCTTCTCGGGCTCCTACCTGACGGCCGTGAGCGACGCCAACGGGGCCATCACCGAGTCGCCCCTGCAGGGCGCGCAGCACCACCCCGCCCGGGCCGCCCAGCCCACCTTCGCCTTCACCGTCCACTGGCGGTTCTCCG acTCGACGACGGCCTTCGTGGGCCAGTGCTTCGTCGACGAGCAGGGCgaggagaccctggagaccctctgGCTGCTGCGCAAGAAGGTGGCCTCGCGGGCCGAAGACTGGAAGGCCACCCT GGTCGGCAAGAACGTCTTCATGCGAGTCAAGTGA